The genomic stretch TTCCTTTTAGCATGCGTATTtcgcatcaattttttttaaggtaaatagctcttttatctttcatttccctgaaaaagaagaacgaaaaACGTGAAGCATGTGGGGAGAAAGAAAATGGACCGAAATGTCTGTATCAGAACAAGTGAACGGCAATAATAAATACATAATGATGGGAATGTTAATGttttaatgaaatattttaggaaaaagagACATGAGTAACTTGAAAAGGGAAGatgtttaaatattaaaaaggttgaattttttaaaatacttattgctgcaaaaaataaataaataaaagagagagagagaatgattgATCAACAAGAAGTATATGAAAAAGACATCATTTCCTCTTgcaattttataaatattcatGTTAATCAATcgttttttatattaatatgtACAAGGAGCAATCGTTTTTTGCTATTTGACCTGTTGTTATCGAGGCTCTTTCCTTTCTAGTATATTCCGTGTTTACTCTTTTTCTTAACATATTTTGTCTAATTCTATTGAAGTAGCTACTGCATCCatcaaattttgacaaaatgtCGGGAATTGACTTGGTTTCGGATGCTCATGTGGATTTCGGAGCATCCCAAAAATTTGGAGATCTTTCGTTGTTTAACGTCACTATCGATACTTATTTTTCCATTATTAGCCTCCGAGTTAATTTAGTCTTCTCCcgttttcattattttcttcatctttttacgataattgaaaataaaaaaaattaatttctttcaaaagaatgatATTTCGATATTTTCTTAATGTATTTATTACACATGCTAacgaaaaaaatgggaaattaaCGGTCCTCACAAAAAAGAGAGTTCACGTGAATATTGTGCAAGGGTTGAAAGTTCGAGAGCACACTTTCAAAAAACTCGGGAGGGTTATGcgcaaattatttcttttttttttttttgttgcccttTTTCGGAGGGCGGATATGGTAAAGCGAAAGCGTTTAGGCGGTTGACAGGTGTAATGGAGCGTGAGAGGTGCCGGTCAACACTTTGAAACATGAGGCTCGAGTCGAGATCTTTCCCTCAGATATTCTCTTTTTGCCCTTTGTCAAGAAAATAAGAACTCGCGCTCTGCCTTTCGTTTTCCGTGGAGGGCTTTTTGTCCAGGGGACCCACTCCGATTGCGACACGCGTATCAGTGGGCCCGGCGCTTTTGTGCTTTTTCCTCGGTGGGCGTGGGGCCCGCGGGTGCTTTTTCGTGTAGTCAACCTGAGTTGCGTAAACGAGTGGCTGAGATTCATCGTGCAtttccccactctctctctctatctctctctttttatttattattatcttGTTAATTAATGTGGTTGCGATTGTCGAACTCCGACCAGACTCGTACGCTTTTTCTCAGCTTGACATCTACGTCTATCTGCGCGCTTTAGTGGGGGCTCGAGCTTAATCAACGTGGGACAAGTGGCGTTACTTAGATCATTTCCTTGGCGATTCCTTAAATTTCACGAAAGCAACATTATGGGCCGCCCGAGTTTTTATAGCAGAAATAAATGAAGAATAGGTTcgtgacagaaaaaaaaattctaaaccaaGCGATTGGCGCACACGTGTAAGGTTTACTTCCATTCGTGGTTTTCTTGGTTAGGATTCGCATACTAAAACTTGACTAGTCGCGATATGAGTCCCGCATACTATTTATGAAACGATCCGAATGTTTAATGTTGAATATCATTTTTCGTTGAATTTCATTCTTATTTCTCTTCTTAATTCAATACCGAACTGCGTGAGTTTCACGACTTGCCTCTCTACTTATCACGATTCACCTACTTTATTTCGATATAAAGCGCTCACAAATGCCAAAAGAGATGGAGAGTGATACAATATCAAGCACTTCTTTGATAATGAGCGATCTCGAACACTTGTTAAGTATATCAAATAACAGATATTACGGTTTTCAAAACAACACTACGCATAacgcgggaaaaaaaaatgacatgctGAAAGCTGTAATTTCTCTTTGTTGGGTTGCATAACAAGCTTTTTTGAGACATTCGTTAGCAAAATGCCAAAATCTCAATGCTAATAAGCACCTGCAAAGTGCAAAAATTCAATGGCGCCTAGGAGTCAGCTAACCGAAATGCGCTGCTAATGGGCCCAACAGGGCCACGTCTGAAACTAATCTTGGGCTGGGCTGGGAGGCTTTCGTGGATTGGATCGTTCCACCTTCCTCGCAATCATTTTCAgctcttttccttcctctttttgccctttcttttgtCGGCTTAATCGGGTGTGAATAAATCTGCGGATTAAACTATTGGGCtacatttcgaccaaaaaaaactatTGGGCTACGTTTAGTGATcagaataaaaatcaaaataagataaaatttatcatatcatgtGTTTGGCTCCTGTCCATGATAGAATAAAGTGGGGTATAAcatggataaaattatcctatGGGGGTGGGATAACGGTGAATAGAATTTCTTATGTTCATggtataaaagctatttttctcccgaataacaaacttcttaaataataaaattaaaataataattaaatatgaattgcttttgaattataatattaaaaataaaatttaaaaagtatttatacattttagtttctttctaatttacaaagtatattttgtgcatatatgtatataaaacGGTTCATATCCacatcattacatattttaggcatggtaatatgttttattatttagtaaaaattttattaaaaataatggaacggaataaaaataatgaaagtaggagacatacaaaaaaaaaagtaaacaaaaatgaagtagaagaacctatattttaattgaacaaatttaaacttgaaaatgatcattttaattttcgatgaatGTGGGGCactaaaatttctaaaaaaatatagaaatctCCATCTCGTTCTCTAATGTATTTCtaattcatgttgaagttttatCACTCCTTTGTAGTTTTTTTAGTTCACATCAAAACTCGTGAAAAGCAGTGAGAGCGTCAAAACTTATTCTCTTGCGTATGTTTCTGGTTCACGTTAAAAGTCTATGAAAGCAtaaagatagtcaaaattttttcttctccgTAACTTTGTAATTCATGTTGAAGGTTAATGAAAGTAGCGAGAGATGCAAAACATTTTGTGATTGCAAATGCAAATGATCATATTTCCTCTCTTATTAGAGTTGGCAATAAATTATGAGATATTCCTATAGTCTCCGTTTGTACATTTTCAGGTTCATTTACCTTGATAAACGTAAATACCACACAATGAACATGATATGATACAAATATATCCTTCGTTAGTACCgtgattcaccaaacaatggataagaTATGCCAAAATCTCTGGATTTCAAATCCTATCCTATTCAATCCTATAAATTTAGATGACCAAATGTAGCCTTAAGAACCAGTCGTGCTTTGAATCAATAGTTCTTTTTAGGAGAAAAGATTTGGATGTTGAGGATCCACCGTCTTCTTAAAAGAACAATAATTCGCTTCCTTTAATGCCACCACCCACTTTTGGCGTACTTCTTTATGATACCTTTAGAGGTAGCGCTGAATCAACCATATCAGGTGAAAAAAGAGAATTCGAAACCCAAAACAAAGtactattttcttgaaaatttggcaaaaaagtattaaatccATTATACGACGGTCAagtcaatcctaaacctttcaattgtgtcgatTGTAGTACTAAATCTAATGTATgtcgccaatttagtcctaaattttgtgCAGCGGCCTATTCAATCATAATATTAtcattgtgtcaatttagtcccgaagattttgacaatttgcaaaatttaatcataaactttttgttaatttgccaatttagtcattccgaccAATTTTTGGATGGAAATTGTTAAAgtggatagttttttttttttttttcattttccttttttcctatttaCTTTTGTTAGCCATCTTTAGGCCTTGTCGATGGTCGACAAAGGTTGCCAGCCATTGACAAGGCTTGGTAGAGGGAAAAGGGGAAtaagcaaaaagagaaaagaagaaaaaggaaaaaataaaatcagaaagtTAAAAAGATTGTTAAAATTGTTCATGTAGCCATTGACCAGGTTATcacggaaggactaaattgacaaatcgttaaaggtttaggactaaaattggcaaatcgttaaaatatttagcactaaattggtataagtgaaatgtttatgattaaattggtaactCTTctaaatgtttatgattaaattggcacaattgaaatattcaTGATTGATTTGGCATTGTGCAATgggtttataaatttttgaataattttttatatgtttttttttctaaagtatcttttattaaattttggattttcaatCTCGGTCATTCACTTCCTTGGAGAATGATAAGTTTATTCTCCTCACCTTTTTCCATAGTCATTCATTATTCTATTCCATCCgtgcttttttccttcttatatTTTAGTCAATACGCTACTACACATTCTAGAAAAAAACTTTTTATCTCCTTATGCGAATGGCTGGGTGGGAATATCACTGCTTTTGCCTAACCAAGCAAAAAAGGAACATCCATTAATAGAAAATTGCATAGAGAGAGAAGCCTTATacatgttttgtttgttttgcaaaaaatagatgatttgaaaaattatttttttagagatAATTGCATATATCGTTTATAAatatgaatgaacaaaaaatatgtttatcgttcacaaaaaaatgtttggacatTAATTATTGTGAATAGCGAAAAAAATTTTCGTTGACTATTTAACAACCaatacaagtgattattttcaagaaaatatttttcaaataattcattttttgtaaaaaaaatggaGCCGTAGGGCGCAaatgacaaccattcttttCCCaagctttaatttttttttcccctcaaaaaTAGatgtttctatttctattccctagatgattttttttttagtagagACACCCGTTTGTTAATGACatgaaattcttattttttgagtAAAGACACACGAACGACAGCTGACGGGAGGGACGCGAGAGAGGCTAAATATTCCAAACCTTTTCCCgggaacaataaaatagaaaaatagggaATAAAACTGTTGTCATACGCGACCTTAATTACTCTAAAGCTTCATTGGGTTTTTATGTTCGTGTTTGGTTACCAAATTATTGATGCTAAATGTAAACACACGCAGGAAAATTGcaaaggaaaattcaaatccatgacagaaaaaaagagagcaataGAAAAACGGGAAGAAACGTAGAGATGCAATTAAGAATTTACACAACTCTGGACACAAAGAACAAGCCGATTCCGAAGGTTTATTAGAGAATCTAACTAGACGGGTAGTAGACTTGATTTTGCCAATTCTTTCAACTTTGCTCAGCCTCAAGACCAACTCGTTTCCTTCATGAAAATCTCCGGTGCCAGTTGAATCACTCCATATTTAGCGAATCAAACCCGGAAGTTAATTTTACCGTTTCACACATTTCTATCTTCgctttttctgttttgtttttgttttaatgTTCTGGGATTTTAGTGAACAACTTTTAACATAAGACGTTCGAGTTTAGTTGTCTTAAAATGgcgactttttttataattagcGAAGAAAAGGGGGCGCGATTGCGATCTACCCGTGTCCGAGGCTGCAGGTCTTCGATGACATCGGTGGGCTGAGCGTCATATTCGCCGCCAAGATTGGTTCCACTTGTTATTCTCCTTGTCGCTAAATCTATCTTCATTTTATAGCCTTCACTCGTCTCCGAAGCCCCCAATCGAACCTCTCGCTCCTTCTCTCCATTACCACCACCTTTTTCCACTCTCTatattcatctctctctctctgagatcCGGAGCTCTTCGCTAGTCGCGCCAATGGCTGCCGCTCTAAGCGCCCCCGATGCCGAGAAGCTCTCTCAGCTCAAATCCGCTGTCTCCGGCCTCGGCCAAATCAGGTTCCCACCAGCTCTCTCCCCTGGGTGCGTTTGCGCGCGCGCGCGGCATGTGCTTATATTACGTTCCGGCGGGGGAAGTTGAGCGCGCGGGATCGGTCTTCCGGATGGTTTTGCGTCGGTTGATTTGCGAGGGGAATTCCTTTTTTTACCGTTGATCTCGAATGACTTTCCTGTCTAGTAGATCAGTTTCTGGTCCTGTGCGTGTCCGGAGCGTTCTTTCCGGATCTCACCCTGCTTCGTTTTGATTCCATTTCGCAGTGAGAGCGAGAAGAATGGATTCATCAACCTCGTGTCCCGCTATCTCAGGTGGGTGTAAGTTGTTGATCGCACATCTTATTTATCACCATCGAtttcctgctttttttttttgtgctttttttttttttttgtggttgaaaGCTGAATTTATCAATGTTTCGATACACATGGagatctttttctcttttgtctctGTAAATGCGTATAGGTATAGTTTGTTTggtttcttcacttttttgtgaaattcttCGCATTTTTTAGTGGCGAAGCTCAACATGTTGAATGGAGCAAGATTCGGACACCCACTGACGAAGTCGTCGTTCCTTATGATAGCTTGGCGCCCATTCCCGAAGGTACTAACTTCACCTGCTCAGGATCTTCTCGTTCAATTTGGTTTCCTTGCAGTGTGGCCCGATTTTGTAGTCTACATGGGCTTATTCCTTTTCTCCGGATCATGATTACTAAAATTGTGCAGATCCTGCGGCGACTAAGAGCCTTTTGGATAAACTTGTTGTGTTGAAGCTCAATGGTGGTTTGGGAACCACAATGGGTTGTACTGGTCCCAAGTATGGCTTCTGATCTTATATTTGATATATGATAGATAAGATAATGTCCTTTTAGTTTGATAGATCTCATTGGTCGACGTGCTTCATTTTGTTATTGCCGTGGAAGCGGAATATGTTATTCTATGAAAATGTGTTCGCACTGGTCGCACAAGTAAATCATCCCAACTGATCTCTTCCAAACGATATTactatttgctttttgattttAGTACATATGCACAACTTGAGGCAGTATCATCACCTAGTTGTGCATGTGCGTGCCTCTTTTTTCTCCTAGAGCCTACTTTTGAAATCTGTAAATTCTTATAACCTGATCTGCAAGTAATGTCGATGAGGCTGATTCGAAATGCAATAATGGGATCCTCTTTCTTTACTCACTTCTGTAGTGCAAAAATATACTTTATTAATGAATCCATTTGGTATCTAGTCGactttcccttcctttttttctttaaagcATGGGAATTTTATTGAAAGACAAGAATAAAGTGCACAGGATTCGTAgatagaggaaaagaaaaagataacaaagaagagaaagcaaGAATATTCTCATTTGATCTTAGAAACCACCACTTGCACATAATATGTTGAGTCGACGGAACAGGTTGATCAAAACTTTTGATCGTCAAAAAGATCtctttcacttttcttcttGCCAAATAGTCTGAAAAATAAGAATGACGAGCCTTCTAGAGAGGCaaatgaagttggcgaggacaGTTCTCCTGCTCCGATGGCTTGTTACTTGTCTCCCTTGGAGCTTTTACCATGTCTACTTGGAGAGTTGTTAATAATCCTTGTCTATGTTTTATAAGCTGCCTATGTGATAATATCGCACGTTATTGTGATGTAGATCTGTCATAGAAGTACGGAATGGATTGACATTTCTAGACCTTATAGTTATCCAAATCGAGGTAATATTCCTTAATTTTCCATGCGATGTGTGTTTCTTTAGCTCTATTCCTTCTGATCACATCTTCTGTTCATATAGAATCTGAACACTAGATATGGGTGCAATGTTCCCCTGCTTCTGATGAACTCTTTTAACACCCATGATGATACATTGAAGGTGAATGGCTTTCACCCTTCTTTGTTGATAGCTTAGTTATGTTGATTGGTAGTTGACACATCTCCCTTGATGTAGATTGTTGAAAAATATGCCAACTCAAATATCGATATTCATACTTTTAATCAGGTTTGTGATGCAAAATATTGGTTAGCTGCTTATTTATCTACTTATGAGTTTATTCTAAAATTGACTAAGTCATTGTTATCTCCATCGTCTTGATTGAATTTTAAACAGAGCCAGTATCCCCGTTTGGTTGTTGATGATTTTGTGCCTCTGCCTTGCAAAGGACAGACCGGAAAAGACGGATGGTAAAATTTTGGTTATACATCAAGCATAAGTACTTCAATTTATCATGATCATGATGCTTTCTTGATTAAATTTCTGGGACCATTTTTGCATCAAAGTGATTTTGCTTGTCATTATAGGTTTTTCAGTTCGCAGTATCTAGTCATTGGTCCTTTCGCATTCCACCTTTTACGATTTTATGGAACCTGGACGTGGGAAGAATGCATGCCGGcttgagcaaattaaaattgATGCATGAAGTTATTTGCCACCAATATCTAGGCATGACAGTTGAACTTGTCTTTTCATCTTTGCGACAACAATTTCTGACTAATCACTATCTCTTCATACTTTCTTGCGTTTTATACTTTTTAATAGGCAGGATTCTACGATCTCCATTGGATCTttgtcataaacttttaatagAAAATCTTTGATGTAACATTTCTCCCGTCTCAAATGCTGTACATAGGTATCCCCCTGGTCATGGTGACGTATTCCCATCGTTGATGAACAGTGGCAAACTTGATGCTTTGCTCTCACAGGTTTTCTTTTATCACTATCATCATTAGTACATTCCTCTTACTTTCGCTTTCTCATTTGCTTATCCCCTTTTCTCTCACTTTTCATGTTTACAGGGCAAGGAATATGTTTTTGTTGCCAACTCAGATAACTTGGGTGCTATTGTTGACCTGAGTATCCTTCTATTCTTAGTTTCTTCTGATATCTGTGGATTTTAATCACGTGTTCTCTGTACTTCCTGAGTTTAGTTTGACAATTAGGCCCATTGATTATTTTTCGTTGTTTCGCGGACCTTAACTGAACTGCATAGAGATCTTAAATCATTTGATGACAAACAAGAACGAGTATTGCATGGAGGTAGATGAGGAGGATTGTGATGAAGCATTGTTTTAATAGATCGGTATTTGTATTTACTTGCTCACAATTTTGCAGGTTACTCCGAAGACCTTAGCTGATGTGAAGGGTGGTACCCTCATTTCTTATGAGGGAAAGGTTCAAGTAAGtgacatcattttcttttatttattcctgCGAGATTGTTTTCTGTTGTTCAAATTATGAGAGTCTACAAAGTTCCCTAAAATTCATTAGACATGCAATTCTTTCTGATGGTCAAGGTAACTAGAGTCTCAACAAACTTAGATTTCCCAGCAAA from Rhodamnia argentea isolate NSW1041297 chromosome 2, ASM2092103v1, whole genome shotgun sequence encodes the following:
- the LOC115734167 gene encoding UTP--glucose-1-phosphate uridylyltransferase yields the protein MAAALSAPDAEKLSQLKSAVSGLGQISESEKNGFINLVSRYLSGEAQHVEWSKIRTPTDEVVVPYDSLAPIPEDPAATKSLLDKLVVLKLNGGLGTTMGCTGPKSVIEVRNGLTFLDLIVIQIENLNTRYGCNVPLLLMNSFNTHDDTLKIVEKYANSNIDIHTFNQSQYPRLVVDDFVPLPCKGQTGKDGWYPPGHGDVFPSLMNSGKLDALLSQGKEYVFVANSDNLGAIVDLKILNHLMTNKNEYCMEVTPKTLADVKGGTLISYEGKVQLLEIAQVPDEHVNEFKSIEKFKIFNTNNLWVNLKAIKRLVEAEALKMEIIPNPKEVDGIKVLQLETAAGAAIKFFDNAIGINVPRSRFLPVKATSDLLLVQSDLYTLDDGFVIRNKARTNPSNPSIELGPEFKKVGNFLSRFKSIPSIIELDSLKVSGDVWFGAGITLKGKVTITAKPGVKLEIPDRVVLENKEISGPEDL